Proteins co-encoded in one Acidobacteriota bacterium genomic window:
- the tuf gene encoding elongation factor Tu (EF-Tu; promotes GTP-dependent binding of aminoacyl-tRNA to the A-site of ribosomes during protein biosynthesis; when the tRNA anticodon matches the mRNA codon, GTP hydrolysis results; the inactive EF-Tu-GDP leaves the ribosome and release of GDP is promoted by elongation factor Ts; many prokaryotes have two copies of the gene encoding EF-Tu) → GDNVNIQIELITPIAMNKGLRFAIREGGRTVGAGTITEILE, encoded by the coding sequence AGGGGACAACGTGAACATTCAGATCGAACTCATCACGCCGATTGCCATGAATAAGGGTTTGAGGTTTGCAATCAGGGAAGGAGGCAGGACTGTAGGCGCAGGAACCATCACGGAGATTCTGGAATAA